The following coding sequences lie in one Gammaproteobacteria bacterium genomic window:
- a CDS encoding UDP-3-O-acyl-N-acetylglucosamine deacetylase, producing the protein MIKQRTLKNTIRATGVGLHTGEKIYLTLRPAAVNTGVIFRRIDLDVPVEIKASPENVGDTRLSTTLVKGNVRISTVEHLLSAIAGLGIDNAYVDLSAPEVPIMDGSAGPFVFLVQSAGIVEQAAPKQFVRIKRTVKVEDGDKWARFDPFDGFKVGLTIDFDHPVFKDHGQYAELDFSTTSFVKEVSRARTFGFMRDLEMLRERQLALGGSLDNAVVLDDYRVLNEDGLRYEDEFVRHKILDVIGDLYLLGHSLIGAFSGYKSGHDLNNRLLRALVAREDAWESVTFEDEARQAPISYSRPLTAV; encoded by the coding sequence TTGATCAAGCAACGAACTTTAAAGAATACGATCAGGGCTACCGGGGTCGGGCTCCACACCGGCGAGAAAATTTACCTCACCTTGCGGCCGGCGGCAGTCAATACCGGGGTGATTTTTCGCCGTATTGACCTGGATGTCCCGGTTGAAATCAAGGCCAGCCCCGAGAATGTGGGCGACACCAGGCTTTCGACGACGCTCGTCAAGGGGAACGTGCGGATCTCCACCGTCGAACATCTGCTGTCGGCGATCGCGGGACTGGGCATAGATAACGCATACGTGGACCTGAGTGCACCCGAAGTGCCCATTATGGACGGCAGCGCCGGCCCGTTCGTGTTTCTCGTGCAGTCCGCCGGCATCGTCGAGCAGGCCGCGCCCAAGCAGTTTGTGCGCATCAAGCGGACCGTCAAGGTGGAAGATGGCGACAAGTGGGCGCGTTTCGATCCGTTCGACGGCTTCAAGGTCGGATTAACCATCGATTTCGATCATCCCGTGTTCAAGGATCACGGGCAGTACGCCGAACTCGATTTCTCGACGACATCATTTGTAAAAGAAGTGAGTCGCGCGCGCACGTTCGGATTCATGCGCGATCTGGAGATGTTGCGCGAACGCCAGCTCGCGCTTGGCGGAAGTCTGGACAATGCCGTGGTGCTGGACGATTACCGGGTGCTGAACGAGGACGGTCTGCGCTACGAAGACGAGTTTGTCAGGCACAAGATTCTCGATGTCATCGGTGACCTGTACCTGTTGGGCCACAGTTTGATCGGTGCGTTCAGCGGCTACAAGTCCGGCCACGACCTCAACAATCGGCTGCTGCGCGCGCTGGTGGCGCGGGAAGACGCCTGGGAGTCTGTGACATTCGAAGACGAGGCCAGGCAGGCGCCGATCTCTTATAGCCGTCCGCTCACCGCAGTGTAG
- a CDS encoding DUF721 domain-containing protein, with amino-acid sequence MRTLNTLIAPELLRQARAFESMTRELRTCLKDECATHCWVGGIREQTLVVVTDHAGHATRVHYQQGEILECINKGFRSELPAPLIRLRLKVRPMPEAPVRDIRRPTLSSDNARRLLSTADGIVHAGVKAALQRLARRGDADF; translated from the coding sequence ATGCGAACGTTAAACACGCTGATCGCCCCGGAGTTGCTCCGGCAGGCCCGGGCATTCGAATCGATGACCAGAGAACTGAGGACGTGTCTGAAGGACGAATGTGCGACGCATTGCTGGGTGGGCGGCATCCGTGAGCAAACTCTAGTGGTGGTGACGGACCATGCCGGCCACGCGACTCGTGTCCATTATCAACAGGGCGAGATACTCGAATGTATCAATAAAGGCTTCCGCTCGGAATTGCCAGCGCCGCTCATACGGCTCAGATTGAAGGTGCGACCCATGCCGGAAGCTCCGGTCAGGGACATTCGCCGTCCTACACTGTCCTCGGATAACGCCCGGCGCCTGCTGTCCACGGCGGACGGCATTGTCCACGCTGGTGTCAAGGCGGCGCTGCAGCGCCTTGCTCGTCGCGGCGACGCTGATTTCTGA
- the argJ gene encoding bifunctional glutamate N-acetyltransferase/amino-acid acetyltransferase ArgJ, giving the protein MAVGLNPPAQLLPVVGVRLAATAAAIRYQGRLDVALIELAPGSRIAAQFTRNAFRAAPVVIARRHLAARASRYLLINAGNANAGTGVNGIEDCLAACTALAAKTGCQPDEVLPFSTGVIGERLPVDRLVRALPAALSELAPDAWLRAAEAIMTTDTVVKDASRVVTIADQRVSITGIAKGAGMTRPDMATMLAFIATDARVPQAMLDAALRIAVDASFNCITVDGDTSTNDACVLIATGQSGVDIDTDAARAQFQSSLNETANELAQAIVRDGEGASKFITVVVTGAATVDEARRVAFTVAHSPLVKTAFFASDPNWGRILAAVGRADVEDLAIEGVEIFLDDVCVARSGAVAQEYTEAAGRRVMGQSEIVVGVDMHRGACSFRVWTSDLSYEYVRINAEYRS; this is encoded by the coding sequence GTGGCCGTCGGTCTGAATCCGCCTGCGCAGCTATTGCCGGTTGTCGGCGTGCGGCTGGCGGCGACAGCGGCTGCTATCCGCTATCAAGGCCGTCTGGATGTCGCGCTAATCGAATTGGCGCCCGGCAGCCGCATCGCCGCCCAGTTCACCCGCAACGCATTCCGCGCCGCGCCGGTCGTCATCGCCCGCCGCCACCTCGCCGCGCGCGCATCCCGCTATCTGCTCATCAACGCCGGCAACGCCAACGCCGGGACCGGCGTGAATGGGATCGAGGATTGCCTGGCGGCTTGCACGGCGCTGGCCGCAAAGACAGGCTGCCAGCCTGACGAAGTGCTGCCATTTTCCACCGGCGTCATCGGCGAACGCCTGCCGGTAGACCGGCTCGTGCGCGCGCTTCCCGCCGCGCTGTCGGAACTCGCGCCGGATGCCTGGCTACGGGCGGCCGAGGCGATCATGACCACCGATACCGTGGTCAAGGACGCTTCCCGGGTGGTGACAATAGCAGACCAGCGCGTGAGCATTACGGGCATCGCCAAGGGCGCGGGCATGACCCGGCCCGACATGGCGACGATGCTTGCGTTTATCGCGACCGACGCGCGCGTGCCGCAGGCAATGCTGGATGCCGCGTTGCGAATTGCGGTCGATGCATCGTTCAACTGCATCACGGTCGATGGCGACACCTCCACCAACGACGCCTGCGTGCTCATTGCCACGGGCCAATCCGGTGTCGATATCGACACGGATGCGGCGCGCGCGCAATTTCAATCATCCCTGAACGAGACCGCAAACGAGCTGGCGCAGGCGATCGTGCGAGACGGGGAGGGCGCGAGCAAGTTTATAACCGTGGTAGTGACTGGCGCGGCCACTGTCGATGAGGCGCGTCGCGTGGCGTTTACGGTCGCGCACTCGCCGCTGGTCAAGACCGCTTTCTTCGCCAGCGATCCGAACTGGGGACGAATACTCGCGGCGGTGGGGCGCGCTGATGTCGAGGATCTGGCTATCGAAGGCGTGGAAATATTTCTGGATGACGTGTGCGTGGCGCGTAGTGGCGCCGTGGCGCAGGAGTACACCGAAGCTGCGGGCAGGCGCGTCATGGGCCAGTCGGAGATCGTGGTGGGGGTGGATATGCACCGTGGCGCCTGCTCGTTTCGCGTATGGACATCGGATTTGTCGTACGAGTATGTGCGCATCAACGCGGAATATCGCAGCTAG
- the secA gene encoding preprotein translocase subunit SecA, whose translation MVTAVFRKVFGSRNERVLKGYQKQVRSINALEPAMQALSDSALAEKTIGLRQRLTQGETLDALLPDAFATVREASRRALGMRHFDVQLIGGMVLHHGKIAEMRTGEGKTLVAPLAVYLNAMAGRGVHVVTVNDYLARRDAAWMGQVYQALGLTVGVIVNGMDSTSRRASYAADVTYGTNNEFGFDYLRDNMAFDKSSRVQRDLIFAVVDEVDSILIDEARTPLIISGPTSENSQTYAAVDLLIPKLSRQQEEDGPGDYSVDEKVKQAYLTEEGHDKVEQLLAGADLIKPGESLYDVGNIGLMHHLNAALRAHALFQLDVDYIVRDNEVIIVDEFTGRTMPGRRWSEGLHQAVEAKEGVPIQNENQTLASITFQNYFRLYEKLSGMTGTADTEAFEFHQIYNLEVVVIPTHMPMIRKDMGDLVYLTIAEKFQAIIEDIKACVAEGQPLLVGTASVEASETLSGLLNKSRIKHQVLNAKQHEAESHVIAQAGRPGTVTIATNMAGRGTDIVLGGSLDVELAALGEDADPGARQKVENEWRQRHEQVLAAGGLHIVGTERHDSRRIDNQLRGRSGRQGDPGSSRFYLSLEDNLMRIFASDRVKGLMQRLGMKEGESIEHPWVTRAIENAQRKVEAHNFDIRKHLLEYDDVANDQRKVVYQQRNELMEADDISDSIAAIRQDVVNGVISQYIPPGSIEEQWDVPGLTEAIEREFGRPMAIQRWLDEDQSLHEEPLRERILAEITGIYTDKEQLIGAQAMRRFERDVMLQILDGHWKDHLAAMDYLRQGIGLRGYAQKNPKQEYKREAFEMFQQMLEQIKHAVVSILTRVQVRSEQQLDELERENRQTPAMQYQHADAGSALHPVSDASPEAAEPATAPAHQPYRRQGRKVGRNEPCWCGSGKKFKQCHGRLV comes from the coding sequence ATGGTTACCGCCGTATTCAGAAAGGTTTTCGGCAGCCGCAACGAGCGCGTTCTCAAGGGCTATCAAAAGCAGGTCAGGTCGATCAATGCCCTGGAGCCCGCAATGCAGGCGCTCAGCGACAGCGCGCTGGCCGAAAAAACGATCGGACTCCGACAGCGCCTGACGCAGGGCGAAACGCTGGACGCGTTGCTGCCCGACGCGTTTGCCACGGTGCGAGAGGCTAGCCGGCGCGCGCTCGGCATGCGTCATTTTGACGTGCAGCTCATCGGCGGCATGGTGTTGCACCATGGCAAGATCGCAGAGATGCGCACGGGCGAAGGCAAGACCTTGGTGGCTCCGCTGGCGGTGTACCTCAATGCCATGGCCGGGCGTGGCGTGCACGTCGTCACGGTCAACGATTATCTCGCGCGACGTGACGCCGCGTGGATGGGGCAGGTCTACCAGGCCCTGGGCCTGACCGTGGGTGTTATCGTCAACGGCATGGACTCGACCTCCCGTCGTGCGTCATACGCGGCCGATGTGACCTATGGCACCAACAACGAATTCGGCTTCGATTATCTGCGCGACAATATGGCCTTCGACAAGTCCAGCCGGGTGCAGCGAGACCTTATCTTCGCGGTGGTCGACGAAGTCGATTCCATTCTGATCGACGAGGCGCGCACGCCGCTGATCATCTCCGGCCCCACCAGTGAGAACTCGCAGACTTATGCCGCCGTCGATCTGCTCATCCCGAAGCTATCCCGCCAGCAGGAAGAAGATGGGCCCGGCGATTACAGCGTGGACGAGAAGGTCAAACAGGCGTATCTCACCGAGGAAGGCCACGACAAGGTCGAACAGCTGCTGGCCGGGGCCGATCTGATCAAGCCCGGCGAAAGCCTTTACGACGTCGGCAACATTGGCCTGATGCATCACCTAAACGCGGCTTTGCGGGCGCACGCACTGTTCCAGCTGGATGTGGACTACATCGTGCGCGACAACGAAGTCATCATCGTCGATGAATTCACGGGACGCACCATGCCCGGGCGGCGCTGGTCGGAGGGGTTGCATCAGGCGGTCGAAGCCAAGGAGGGTGTGCCCATCCAGAACGAGAACCAGACGCTCGCCTCGATCACCTTCCAGAATTATTTTCGGTTGTACGAAAAGCTGTCCGGCATGACCGGCACCGCCGACACCGAGGCCTTCGAATTTCATCAGATCTACAACCTGGAAGTGGTCGTCATCCCCACGCACATGCCTATGATCCGCAAGGACATGGGCGATCTGGTGTACCTGACCATCGCCGAGAAATTCCAGGCCATCATCGAAGATATCAAGGCCTGCGTTGCTGAAGGGCAGCCGCTTCTGGTCGGCACCGCGTCGGTCGAAGCATCGGAAACGCTGTCCGGCCTGCTCAACAAGAGCCGCATCAAACATCAGGTGCTCAACGCCAAGCAGCACGAGGCGGAGTCGCACGTCATCGCGCAGGCCGGGCGGCCCGGCACTGTCACCATCGCCACCAACATGGCCGGTCGCGGCACCGATATCGTGCTGGGCGGCAGTCTGGATGTGGAATTGGCCGCGCTGGGCGAAGACGCCGACCCAGGCGCCAGACAAAAAGTGGAAAACGAGTGGCGGCAGCGGCACGAGCAGGTGCTGGCCGCCGGCGGGCTGCATATCGTCGGAACCGAACGTCACGATTCGCGGCGCATCGACAACCAGCTCAGAGGGCGCTCCGGGCGTCAGGGCGATCCCGGTTCCAGCCGCTTTTATCTGTCGCTGGAAGACAATCTCATGCGCATCTTCGCCTCCGACAGGGTGAAGGGGCTGATGCAGCGGCTGGGCATGAAGGAGGGCGAGTCGATCGAGCATCCGTGGGTCACGCGCGCCATCGAAAACGCTCAGCGCAAGGTGGAGGCGCATAACTTCGATATCCGCAAGCACCTGCTGGAATACGACGACGTCGCCAACGATCAGCGCAAGGTCGTCTATCAGCAGCGCAACGAACTGATGGAGGCCGACGACATCTCGGACAGCATCGCCGCCATCCGTCAGGATGTCGTCAATGGCGTGATCAGTCAGTACATCCCGCCCGGCAGTATCGAGGAGCAGTGGGACGTGCCGGGACTCACCGAGGCCATAGAACGCGAGTTCGGCCGCCCGATGGCGATACAGAGGTGGCTGGACGAGGATCAGTCGTTGCACGAGGAGCCTTTGCGGGAGCGTATTCTGGCCGAGATCACCGGCATCTACACCGACAAGGAGCAGCTGATCGGCGCGCAGGCAATGCGCCGCTTCGAGCGCGACGTAATGCTGCAGATCCTGGATGGCCACTGGAAGGATCACCTGGCCGCGATGGATTACCTGCGTCAGGGCATTGGCCTGCGCGGCTACGCGCAAAAAAATCCCAAGCAGGAATACAAGCGCGAGGCGTTCGAGATGTTTCAGCAGATGCTGGAGCAGATCAAGCATGCGGTGGTGTCCATCCTCACCAGGGTGCAGGTGCGCTCCGAGCAGCAGCTCGATGAACTGGAGCGGGAGAACCGCCAGACGCCCGCCATGCAGTATCAGCACGCCGATGCTGGCAGCGCGCTACATCCGGTGTCGGATGCGAGCCCCGAGGCCGCCGAGCCGGCGACCGCACCTGCGCATCAGCCTTACCGCCGGCAGGGCCGCAAGGTCGGGCGCAACGAACCATGCTGGTGCGGTTCCGGCAAGAAGTTCAAGCAGTGCCACGGCAGGCTGGTCTGA